A window of Desulfurella sp. contains these coding sequences:
- a CDS encoding DUF4912 domain-containing protein: MNGLNIQLNEQEYVESIKYYSGTYWQQVEDTAIRECFDNMRFIAFAVNPTDIFTFWECEKKYDSKLYIRLFDVTNIDNFFEGKFNWYKDIYVGNYCGRYRINGLIPSANFVLQIGVFSENKFVRLLQSNFVRMPNNSISTNTTIKMATKVFDKFEKSNVKTEKITHFYFGNFKEPAQTSQGVIK, from the coding sequence ATGAATGGTTTAAATATTCAATTAAATGAACAAGAATACGTAGAAAGTATTAAATACTATAGTGGTACATATTGGCAACAGGTTGAGGATACTGCTATAAGAGAATGCTTTGATAATATGAGATTTATTGCTTTTGCTGTAAACCCTACAGATATTTTTACATTTTGGGAATGCGAAAAAAAGTATGATTCTAAACTTTATATAAGGCTATTTGATGTTACAAATATAGATAATTTTTTTGAAGGTAAGTTTAATTGGTATAAAGATATATATGTAGGAAATTATTGTGGAAGGTATAGAATTAATGGTCTTATACCATCTGCAAATTTTGTATTGCAAATTGGAGTTTTTTCTGAAAATAAATTTGTAAGGCTTTTGCAGTCAAATTTTGTTAGAATGCCAAATAATTCAATTTCTACTAATACAACAATAAAAATGGCAACAAAGGTTTTTGATAAATTTGAAAAAAGTAATGTAAAAACAGAAAAAATTACACATTTTTACTTTGGTAATTTTAAAGAGCCAGCTCAAACATCTCAAGGAGTAATAAAATGA
- a CDS encoding TrkA family potassium uptake protein has protein sequence MDKPFVILCGLGYFEVKLLEAVSNLYPVVAIDIDPIKINSLKPQFENCVFLHADASSILTWKKLDLKNLVAVITTFTDSDINLEVCRIIRLNFHSDKPIIVLSYSEDRQEEFKQYNAKIIKPIDMAIEAVIGRLQRNYSKAINIGLGQSEIIEVSVLSKSHITDKKLSKLKAKSWHVAAIYRDDQLIIPNGDSVIKINDKVILVGNPRTLENISNILLKGIPQFPLQYGQECIALENSQKSIINETMYLSENLSAKFTLVSYKFPLSDRLNHPKLSTPDTIVDKLKDIFTLKEDVGLYIFPEFGDFLNLKLKSIFKNCTKPFLIAKGTYPYKGIIAVMNSFDMLGVLETTIELSKIFNVEYRVLLNVMPDSLSTLSEKIQIRKAAALVRDFESVYKTKINFKTQVKNPVVGTIEFTKHFPNHLVVLNYKKNSKISFLKPHIAYLIVKKIKNSALAVPL, from the coding sequence ATGGATAAGCCTTTTGTAATTTTATGTGGTCTTGGATATTTTGAAGTAAAACTACTTGAAGCTGTATCAAATTTATATCCTGTAGTTGCAATTGACATAGATCCAATAAAAATCAACTCACTAAAACCACAATTTGAAAATTGCGTCTTTTTGCATGCGGATGCAAGCAGTATTCTTACATGGAAAAAGCTGGATTTAAAAAATCTTGTTGCAGTTATTACAACATTTACAGATAGCGATATTAACCTTGAGGTTTGTCGCATAATAAGGCTAAATTTTCACTCAGATAAACCAATTATAGTTTTATCATACAGTGAGGATCGTCAGGAAGAGTTTAAACAATACAATGCTAAAATAATAAAACCCATCGATATGGCTATTGAGGCTGTTATTGGAAGGTTGCAAAGAAATTATTCGAAAGCTATAAATATAGGTCTTGGGCAGTCTGAGATCATAGAAGTTAGCGTTTTGTCAAAATCTCACATAACTGACAAAAAATTAAGCAAACTAAAAGCAAAAAGCTGGCATGTAGCTGCAATCTATAGAGACGATCAGTTAATTATACCAAATGGCGATTCTGTTATTAAGATAAACGATAAGGTTATACTTGTAGGAAACCCAAGAACACTTGAAAATATTTCAAATATTTTACTAAAAGGCATACCTCAGTTTCCCCTGCAGTATGGACAGGAGTGTATAGCTTTAGAAAACAGCCAAAAAAGCATAATCAATGAAACAATGTATTTATCAGAAAATTTATCGGCTAAATTTACGCTTGTTTCATACAAGTTTCCTTTATCAGATAGGTTAAATCACCCAAAGCTTAGCACGCCAGATACAATTGTAGATAAATTGAAAGATATTTTTACCTTAAAAGAAGATGTAGGTTTATATATATTCCCAGAATTTGGTGATTTTTTAAATTTAAAGTTAAAATCCATTTTTAAAAATTGCACAAAGCCATTTTTAATAGCAAAAGGTACATATCCTTACAAAGGTATAATAGCTGTAATGAATTCTTTTGATATGCTTGGTGTTCTTGAGACCACAATTGAATTGTCAAAAATATTCAATGTTGAGTATAGAGTACTGTTAAATGTTATGCCAGATAGCCTGTCTACATTGAGCGAAAAAATCCAGATTAGGAAAGCTGCCGCTTTAGTTCGTGATTTTGAAAGTGTGTATAAAACAAAGATAAATTTTAAAACGCAGGTTAAAAATCCTGTTGTGGGAACAATTGAGTTTACAAAGCATTTCCCAAATCATCTTGTGGTGCTAAATTATAAAAAAAATTCAAAAATATCTTTTTTAAAGCCTCATATAGCTTATTTAATTGTAAAAAAAATAAAAAATAGCGCTTTAGCAGTGCCATTATGA
- the kdsA gene encoding 3-deoxy-8-phosphooctulonate synthase — protein sequence MLYTKQEEKMDKFLIAGPCVIESEEIVLKIAQRLKHISEKFNIEIIFKASFDKANRSSIDSYRGVGIFKGMEILAKVKNNFNMRLTTDIHLPNQADIVKDTVDVIQIPAFLCRQTDLLVAAAKTGKIVNIKKGQFMAPWDMKYAIEKVKFSGNNNVWLTERGSSFGYNNLVVDFRGMLIMKELGVPVIYDATHSMQLPGGAKSSLGTPQYAPFLAKAAASINVDGLFFETHINPKEALSDASNMLSLDEFEHAIPEILEHWYISKKYETYL from the coding sequence TTGCTATATACTAAACAGGAGGAAAAAATGGATAAATTTTTAATAGCAGGTCCCTGCGTTATAGAATCTGAAGAAATTGTATTAAAAATTGCCCAAAGGCTAAAACATATCAGTGAAAAATTTAATATAGAAATAATTTTTAAAGCTTCGTTTGATAAAGCAAATCGCTCAAGTATTGATTCTTACAGAGGCGTTGGTATTTTTAAAGGTATGGAAATTTTGGCAAAAGTTAAGAACAATTTTAATATGAGACTTACAACCGATATACACTTGCCTAACCAGGCAGATATTGTTAAAGATACAGTTGATGTTATACAAATACCAGCTTTTTTATGCAGACAAACAGATCTTCTTGTTGCAGCTGCAAAAACCGGTAAAATCGTAAATATAAAAAAAGGACAATTCATGGCACCCTGGGATATGAAGTACGCAATTGAGAAAGTTAAATTTTCTGGCAATAACAATGTATGGTTGACAGAAAGAGGATCAAGTTTTGGATATAATAACTTAGTGGTTGATTTTAGAGGTATGCTTATAATGAAAGAACTTGGTGTACCTGTAATTTACGATGCTACACACTCAATGCAACTACCAGGTGGAGCAAAAAGCAGTCTTGGTACACCACAATATGCACCATTTCTAGCAAAAGCAGCAGCAAGCATTAATGTTGATGGTTTATTTTTTGAAACGCATATAAACCCAAAAGAAGCGCTTTCTGATGCTTCAAACATGCTAAGTCTGGATGAATTTGAACATGCCATACCAGAAATACTAGAACACTGGTATATATCAAAAAAATATGAAACTTATTTATAG
- a CDS encoding glutamine--tRNA ligase/YqeY domain fusion protein has product MDKSFEASNFIEEIIIKDLQDGRFNYVQTRFPPEPNGYLHIGHAKAIVINFEIAKKFGGKCNLRFDDTNPTKENIDYINAIIDDVKWLGYDFGDKVYYASDYFDEMYELAKKLIMKGKAYVCNQSTEEIRQNRGTLTQPGIDSPYRNRSIEENLDLFEKMKNGEFKEGECVLRAKIDMSHPNLNMRDPVMYRIIKTPHHRTKDKWCIYPTYDWAHGLEDSIEKVTHSLCTLEFEDHRILYDWFLDELGVFHPRQIEFARLNLTYTVLSKRKLLHLVENGYVNGWDDPRMPTIKGLKRRGFTKDSIVDFIKTIGVTKSNAIIDYALLEHCARQDLNKKAKRAMVVEDPIKLIIENYPDDKTEYLEAVNNPEDESYGKRLVSFSKELFIERKDFAIDPPKGFYRLKVGQEVRLVFAYYVVCTGYETDENGNVVIVRCTYDPNSKGGWSDDARKVKGTIHWVNAKDCIDVELRIYDKLFVKENPQETEEETDFTTYLNPNSLVIKFAKAEKSLLEAKDFENFQFLRLGYFCKDPDSTKNHLIFNKTVDLKDSYSKILKKS; this is encoded by the coding sequence ATGGATAAGTCATTTGAAGCTTCAAATTTTATAGAAGAAATTATTATAAAGGACTTGCAGGATGGCAGGTTTAATTATGTTCAAACGCGTTTTCCTCCAGAACCAAATGGTTATTTGCATATAGGGCATGCCAAAGCTATCGTCATTAATTTTGAAATAGCCAAAAAATTTGGTGGCAAATGTAATTTGCGGTTTGATGATACGAATCCAACAAAAGAAAATATTGATTATATAAACGCTATAATAGACGATGTTAAATGGCTTGGTTATGACTTTGGTGATAAAGTTTATTATGCTTCAGATTACTTTGATGAAATGTATGAGCTTGCCAAAAAACTCATTATGAAAGGCAAAGCCTATGTTTGCAATCAAAGCACTGAAGAAATCAGGCAAAACAGAGGCACATTGACACAGCCAGGTATCGATAGCCCCTACAGAAATAGAAGCATTGAAGAAAATTTAGATTTATTTGAAAAGATGAAAAATGGAGAATTTAAAGAAGGTGAGTGCGTATTAAGGGCAAAAATTGATATGTCTCACCCCAATTTAAATATGCGAGATCCGGTTATGTATCGAATAATCAAAACGCCTCATCACAGAACAAAAGATAAGTGGTGTATTTATCCTACATACGATTGGGCGCATGGTTTGGAAGATTCTATAGAAAAAGTTACGCATTCGCTTTGTACACTTGAATTTGAAGATCACAGAATTCTATATGATTGGTTTTTAGATGAGCTTGGTGTTTTTCATCCAAGACAAATTGAATTTGCAAGGCTAAATTTAACATATACAGTATTGAGCAAGCGAAAACTTTTGCATCTCGTTGAAAATGGTTATGTAAATGGGTGGGATGATCCTAGAATGCCTACAATTAAAGGTTTAAAAAGACGTGGATTTACAAAGGATTCTATCGTAGATTTTATAAAAACAATAGGCGTTACAAAAAGCAATGCTATTATTGATTATGCACTACTTGAACACTGCGCAAGGCAGGATTTGAACAAGAAAGCAAAGCGCGCTATGGTTGTTGAAGACCCAATTAAGCTTATAATCGAAAATTATCCAGATGATAAGACAGAGTATCTTGAGGCAGTTAATAATCCAGAAGATGAATCTTATGGTAAAAGGCTAGTTTCTTTTAGTAAAGAACTATTTATTGAAAGAAAAGACTTTGCTATAGATCCACCAAAAGGATTCTACAGGCTTAAAGTTGGTCAAGAGGTCAGGCTTGTATTTGCATACTATGTAGTTTGCACTGGTTACGAAACAGATGAAAATGGTAATGTAGTAATAGTTAGATGTACTTATGATCCAAATTCCAAAGGTGGCTGGAGTGATGATGCAAGAAAGGTTAAGGGTACAATTCATTGGGTAAACGCAAAAGATTGCATAGATGTTGAGCTTAGAATATACGATAAGTTGTTTGTAAAAGAAAATCCCCAGGAAACAGAAGAAGAAACAGATTTTACAACGTATTTGAACCCAAATTCACTGGTAATAAAGTTTGCAAAGGCAGAAAAATCTTTACTTGAAGCAAAAGATTTTGAAAATTTTCAATTTTTAAGGCTTGGTTATTTTTGCAAAGACCCGGATTCAACAAAAAACCATTTAATATTTAATAAAACTGTTGACTTAAAAGATAGCTATTCAAAAATTCTAAAAAAATCTTAA
- a CDS encoding MFS transporter: protein MNWFALILLSIGHIVTDINQSAVPAMLPFFKKEFALNYAQTGIILLVTNVFSSVIQVYFGYIGDKKNMRYLIVLGILLASVGVGFSGLTSNFYLLLLLVALSGLGVSAFHPMAFNEASNYTGDKKATGMSIFSLGGNIGFAIGPPLMYFLIYKFDMKGTLGVLVISLPIILLIQILLLSKKTKKTHKKSINLPLEFSIDRLSLFLLILYIMFRTWIYFGLMSYLPFKYAMYLKDQPSFVSILLFCLLSGGAVGTIFGGMLADRIGTKNALLVTMIMTFVLNIIFNNVKNEIALFIFAFLVGFVLVSTFSVTVVLAQEFLPHKKALASGIAAGFAIGTGGIGVSLFGVVSDHFGLSAVFYIIEALPVFAIICSILIKKPKPVKIYG, encoded by the coding sequence GTGAATTGGTTTGCTTTGATTTTGTTATCTATTGGACATATTGTAACTGATATTAATCAAAGCGCTGTACCTGCTATGCTACCTTTTTTTAAAAAAGAGTTTGCCTTAAATTATGCACAAACAGGTATTATTTTGCTTGTTACAAACGTTTTTTCCTCTGTTATACAGGTATATTTTGGATATATAGGCGATAAAAAAAACATGAGATACCTGATAGTTTTGGGTATTTTACTTGCAAGCGTAGGCGTTGGGTTTTCTGGTTTAACCAGCAATTTTTATTTGTTGCTTTTGCTTGTTGCGCTAAGCGGGCTTGGAGTCAGCGCATTTCACCCAATGGCTTTTAATGAAGCAAGCAACTATACAGGTGATAAAAAAGCAACCGGTATGAGCATATTTTCTTTGGGTGGCAATATTGGTTTTGCCATAGGTCCGCCTTTAATGTACTTTTTAATATATAAGTTTGATATGAAAGGTACACTTGGTGTTTTAGTAATAAGTTTGCCCATAATTTTGTTGATACAGATTCTGCTTCTTAGTAAAAAAACAAAAAAAACACACAAAAAAAGTATAAATTTGCCACTTGAATTTAGCATAGACAGATTAAGTTTGTTTTTGCTTATCTTATACATAATGTTTAGAACATGGATTTATTTTGGTTTAATGTCATATTTGCCATTTAAATATGCAATGTATTTAAAAGATCAGCCTTCATTTGTTTCAATATTGTTGTTTTGCTTGCTTTCTGGCGGTGCTGTGGGCACAATATTTGGTGGTATGCTAGCAGATAGAATTGGTACAAAAAATGCTTTACTTGTAACTATGATCATGACGTTTGTTTTAAATATAATTTTTAATAATGTAAAAAATGAAATTGCACTATTTATTTTTGCATTTTTGGTAGGATTTGTTTTGGTATCTACATTTTCTGTAACTGTAGTGCTTGCTCAAGAATTTTTGCCACATAAAAAAGCACTTGCTTCTGGTATAGCAGCAGGCTTTGCTATTGGCACAGGTGGTATTGGTGTTAGTTTATTTGGTGTTGTTAGTGATCATTTTGGATTAAGTGCAGTTTTTTATATTATTGAAGCATTGCCTGTTTTTGCCATTATTTGTTCAATTTTAATAAAGAAGCCAAAACCGGTTAAGATTTATGGATAA
- a CDS encoding cation:proton antiporter, which yields MSDLDVLRLLLIIFGMFIMPFISKKINIPFAVGEILYGILIKNIFPINWHDSAIVKFLSLFGFIVLMYMAGLELDIRTLRNVTKKDAFAFVLYFFVVIGFAFFIVKQINKPAIYALAFSVTSIGLLYPVLKEHNMINKPFGLKILILGSIGEIMSLFAIIIFNLYFKFGFSLESLIKLTQLAVFVILSILFLRLLRLFLWWFPHLSEIFLKTGNTTETGIRTNFLNLIVFVFLSDILGIEPILGAFISGFILSLSLQENENIKTSFGIIGNGFLVPIFFIHVGLSFDLSAMMSLNMIKEACLVAIVIVLVRYMSSFVLLFSDFKLKEVFIAPIGISFPLTLLVAVSQFGKSFGILDAKGASMLVLSAMLTSFIYSNVFKSIHLR from the coding sequence ATGAGCGATCTGGATGTTTTAAGACTGTTACTTATAATATTTGGAATGTTTATAATGCCTTTCATATCAAAAAAAATAAACATACCTTTTGCTGTTGGCGAGATACTTTATGGAATTTTAATTAAAAATATTTTTCCTATTAACTGGCATGATTCTGCTATTGTAAAATTTTTATCATTGTTTGGCTTTATTGTGCTCATGTATATGGCTGGGCTTGAGCTTGATATAAGAACGCTTAGGAATGTTACAAAAAAAGATGCATTTGCATTTGTTTTGTATTTTTTTGTAGTTATCGGTTTTGCTTTTTTTATTGTAAAGCAAATAAATAAACCTGCAATTTATGCACTGGCATTTAGTGTTACTTCTATTGGTTTGTTGTATCCTGTTTTAAAAGAGCATAATATGATTAACAAGCCGTTTGGTTTAAAGATACTGATACTTGGCAGTATCGGTGAAATTATGAGTCTATTTGCTATAATAATTTTTAACCTTTATTTTAAGTTTGGCTTTAGTTTGGAATCTTTAATAAAACTAACACAGCTTGCTGTATTTGTGATACTTTCTATTTTGTTTTTAAGGCTTCTTAGGCTTTTTTTGTGGTGGTTTCCTCATTTGAGCGAAATTTTTCTAAAAACTGGCAACACTACAGAAACTGGCATCAGAACAAATTTTTTAAATCTTATAGTTTTTGTATTTTTATCAGATATATTAGGCATAGAACCAATCCTTGGCGCTTTTATAAGTGGTTTTATTCTATCTTTATCGTTACAGGAAAATGAAAATATCAAAACAAGTTTTGGCATAATTGGTAATGGCTTTTTGGTTCCTATTTTTTTTATTCATGTAGGCTTGTCTTTTGACTTAAGTGCAATGATGAGTTTAAATATGATAAAAGAAGCGTGTTTGGTTGCAATTGTGATAGTTTTGGTAAGATACATGTCCAGTTTTGTTTTGCTGTTTTCTGATTTTAAATTGAAAGAAGTTTTTATAGCACCAATTGGTATTTCTTTCCCTTTGACTTTGCTTGTTGCCGTATCGCAATTTGGTAAAAGTTTTGGTATTTTGGATGCAAAAGGCGCTAGCATGCTAGTGTTAAGTGCAATGCTAACAAGTTTTATATACTCAAATGTATTTAAATCAATACATTTGCGCTAA
- a CDS encoding 1,4-alpha-glucan branching protein domain-containing protein — protein sequence MSGYLNLVLHAHLPFVRHPEFEDFLEEDWFYEACLETYMPLLSMFERLHNDNIPFKLTMSITPTLASMMKDSYLIGKLEKRIYKLKELISKEKHKKANTPFNDAILMYENWIERNKQVLEKYDFDLTKGFKRFYENGNLELITCNSTHGFLPFMQALPKLVEAQVKVGVESFKQTFGFKPSGIWLAECGYYRGVEEILQKNDIEYFFGETHSIMYADEMPKYGVYAPMYTPSLVACFARDPESSKQVWSAKEGYPGDFDYREFYRDIGFDEDYDYIKPYLHLDGQRRFVGLKYYRITSSFADLGSKEPYNPFWAQNKVKIHAANFLFNRQKQFEYLNSIMDRKPIVNAMFDCELFGHWWWEGINFLEEIFRQAHSVKEFGVEFRSAKDYLREFPTNQMSNLCESSWGYKGYGDVWCEGSNEWIYRPLYEAGIKMVEKATLYKNTQDKKIKRLLNQMARELLLAQSSDWAFIMKTGTMVDYAIKRTKLHLKRFEVLLDFLNKQAVDKTFLEIVEFRDKIFPKISFKVYAL from the coding sequence ATGAGTGGTTATTTGAATTTAGTTTTACATGCACATTTGCCTTTTGTTAGACATCCTGAGTTTGAGGATTTTTTGGAAGAAGATTGGTTTTATGAAGCATGCCTTGAAACATACATGCCACTTCTATCTATGTTTGAAAGACTTCACAATGATAACATTCCGTTTAAATTAACAATGAGTATTACGCCGACGCTTGCAAGTATGATGAAAGATAGTTATTTAATTGGAAAATTAGAAAAAAGGATATATAAGCTAAAAGAGCTTATTAGCAAAGAAAAACACAAAAAAGCCAACACGCCTTTTAATGATGCTATATTGATGTATGAAAATTGGATAGAAAGAAATAAACAGGTTTTGGAAAAATATGATTTTGACTTAACAAAGGGTTTTAAAAGATTTTATGAAAATGGAAATTTAGAGCTTATAACATGCAATTCAACACATGGTTTTTTGCCTTTTATGCAGGCACTACCAAAATTGGTTGAGGCTCAGGTCAAAGTAGGCGTTGAAAGTTTTAAACAAACATTTGGTTTTAAACCAAGTGGCATCTGGCTTGCTGAATGCGGATATTATAGAGGTGTTGAAGAAATTTTGCAAAAAAACGATATTGAGTATTTTTTTGGCGAAACACACAGTATTATGTATGCAGATGAAATGCCAAAATATGGTGTTTATGCACCAATGTATACACCGAGTCTGGTTGCATGCTTTGCCAGAGATCCGGAATCTTCAAAGCAGGTCTGGAGTGCCAAAGAAGGCTACCCGGGCGATTTCGATTATAGAGAATTTTATAGGGATATTGGTTTTGACGAAGATTACGACTACATAAAGCCTTATTTACATTTAGATGGTCAAAGACGTTTTGTTGGTCTAAAATATTACCGCATAACCTCGAGCTTTGCAGATTTAGGAAGCAAAGAGCCATACAATCCTTTTTGGGCTCAAAATAAAGTCAAAATTCATGCTGCAAACTTTTTGTTTAACAGACAAAAGCAGTTTGAATACCTAAATAGTATAATGGATAGAAAACCTATAGTAAACGCTATGTTTGATTGCGAGCTTTTTGGCCATTGGTGGTGGGAGGGTATAAATTTTTTAGAAGAAATTTTTAGGCAAGCGCATAGTGTAAAAGAATTTGGTGTTGAGTTTAGAAGTGCAAAAGATTACTTGCGTGAGTTTCCAACAAACCAGATGAGTAATTTGTGCGAGTCAAGCTGGGGTTATAAAGGTTATGGAGATGTATGGTGCGAAGGTTCAAACGAGTGGATTTACAGGCCTTTATATGAAGCCGGCATAAAAATGGTTGAAAAGGCAACGCTTTATAAAAATACTCAGGATAAAAAAATAAAACGTCTATTAAATCAGATGGCCCGCGAATTACTCCTTGCGCAAAGTTCAGATTGGGCTTTTATAATGAAAACAGGCACAATGGTTGATTACGCAATAAAGCGCACTAAATTACACCTTAAACGCTTTGAAGTACTTTTGGATTTTTTAAATAAACAAGCTGTAGATAAAACCTTTTTGGAAATAGTTGAATTTAGAGACAAAATATTTCCAAAAATCTCATTTAAGGTTTATGCACTTTGA
- a CDS encoding GGDEF domain-containing protein, which produces MKRLFAKINYYIKYKLLFWFVVLIFLIGVSGYLVFFALSFGYFDLQKNYVKSQIIAQEKQVLNSQLLYIKSEIYKNTNQNPQQIISYLKQLKLNKNYHFYIKYKNRIFNLNSTPEGSTIKQSINISPDIQLIGTVKKDYINKVLNHNLSYVKQLFYKFLIKSFLIGLVVFIVSFVIFYNILSKFDKKIKLLKKLSEEFKELANPAFKIPCSSDEVSCIINNFLDYSNSIVKIQKIKNALTQFEDINQMYETFRKLLKQEYNLLDVNIFIVENNSIKKTYADKIYCENCNVARNDISKCKCFQSIKSGLQNKIHSECSKDYYIICLPLFDKFYNNNTTVIVQLIDKKPISNQNAIKKLFEQVRDVIGYTLTINIFKNQTYKDPLTNAYNRLFLDEYLSLLFNEAQKNNINFACLFIDIDNFKSVNDTYGHKTGDQFLKEITKIINKNLRENDVCVRYGGEEFIVILKNVPKNVAINIANRIKNSVEAFNLNGIKRTVSIGISFWPDSCKNFADCIKNADYAMYQAKKRGKNAVVEFET; this is translated from the coding sequence ATGAAGAGGCTATTTGCCAAAATAAACTATTATATAAAATACAAGCTTTTATTCTGGTTTGTAGTTTTGATTTTTTTAATTGGTGTAAGTGGATATCTGGTATTTTTTGCATTAAGCTTTGGCTATTTTGATCTACAAAAAAACTATGTAAAAAGTCAAATAATTGCCCAGGAAAAACAGGTATTAAATTCACAGCTTTTATACATAAAAAGCGAAATTTACAAAAACACAAACCAAAACCCACAACAAATAATAAGTTATCTAAAACAACTAAAACTCAACAAAAATTACCACTTTTACATAAAATACAAAAACCGCATCTTTAATCTAAACAGTACACCTGAAGGATCTACAATAAAACAGTCAATTAATATATCACCTGATATTCAACTAATAGGTACTGTTAAAAAAGACTATATTAATAAAGTTCTCAATCATAACCTATCTTATGTGAAGCAGCTGTTTTATAAATTTCTCATTAAAAGTTTCTTAATTGGTCTTGTTGTTTTTATTGTATCTTTTGTAATTTTTTACAATATTTTATCAAAATTTGATAAAAAGATTAAATTGCTTAAAAAACTATCAGAAGAATTTAAAGAACTAGCCAACCCTGCTTTTAAAATTCCCTGTTCAAGCGACGAAGTAAGCTGCATTATAAATAATTTTTTAGATTACTCAAACAGCATAGTTAAAATTCAAAAAATCAAAAATGCACTTACACAATTCGAAGACATAAATCAAATGTATGAAACTTTTAGAAAACTACTAAAACAAGAGTACAATCTTTTGGATGTTAATATATTTATTGTAGAAAATAACTCAATTAAAAAAACTTATGCTGATAAAATATACTGCGAAAATTGCAACGTTGCTCGTAATGATATATCAAAGTGCAAATGTTTTCAATCCATAAAGAGCGGCTTGCAAAATAAAATACACTCAGAATGCTCAAAAGATTACTACATAATCTGTTTACCATTGTTTGATAAATTCTACAATAACAATACAACTGTAATTGTTCAACTAATAGATAAAAAACCTATAAGCAACCAGAATGCAATTAAAAAACTATTTGAACAGGTAAGGGATGTAATAGGCTATACCCTAACAATAAACATTTTTAAAAACCAAACATACAAAGATCCTCTAACAAATGCATATAACAGGCTATTTCTGGATGAATACCTATCCCTGTTATTCAACGAAGCACAAAAAAACAATATAAATTTTGCATGTTTGTTTATTGATATAGACAACTTCAAATCAGTTAATGACACATACGGACACAAAACAGGTGATCAATTTTTAAAAGAAATAACAAAAATCATAAATAAAAACTTAAGAGAAAATGATGTATGTGTAAGATACGGTGGAGAAGAATTCATTGTAATATTGAAAAATGTGCCAAAAAATGTTGCTATAAATATTGCAAATCGCATAAAAAACAGTGTAGAAGCTTTTAATTTAAATGGTATAAAAAGGACTGTAAGCATAGGAATATCTTTTTGGCCTGATAGTTGCAAAAATTTTGCAGATTGTATAAAAAATGCTGATTATGCAATGTATCAAGCAAAAAAAAGAGGCAAAAACGCAGTCGTTGAATTTGAAACTTAA
- a CDS encoding DUF2284 domain-containing protein, with translation MHIIFEKFVKISKIKISPKSIIKCTNCPQYNKNPSCPPNSPDYFLSVKWISSYKKALFIKCYIDNTMFEHEKREMIKMLLEKEKYFFSQNKFYAYALFPGNCNLCPVCSYETTKVCQKPSNVRYSLDAVGIQLDSLVKIDFTESVLYGLVLID, from the coding sequence ATGCATATTATTTTCGAAAAATTTGTTAAAATAAGTAAAATTAAAATTTCACCAAAAAGTATTATAAAATGTACAAATTGTCCACAATATAATAAAAATCCTTCATGTCCGCCAAATTCACCAGATTATTTTTTGTCTGTCAAATGGATATCAAGCTACAAAAAGGCACTCTTTATTAAATGCTATATTGACAATACAATGTTTGAACACGAAAAAAGAGAAATGATTAAAATGTTACTTGAAAAAGAAAAGTATTTTTTTTCCCAAAATAAATTTTATGCATACGCATTGTTCCCCGGCAATTGCAATTTGTGTCCTGTATGCTCGTATGAAACAACAAAAGTTTGCCAGAAGCCATCAAATGTACGTTATTCACTGGATGCTGTTGGCATACAGTTAGATTCTCTAGTAAAAATTGATTTTACAGAAAGCGTTTTGTACGGTTTAGTTTTGATTGATTAA